CCAGGCCCATAGCAGCGCTTCACCATCGATATTTTCTTTCAGCAACCCCTCTTTCAGCATGAGGCCGAGATTGAGCCGCGCACGTCGATAAGGGGAATCGGCATTTTTATAGATGATGTGCCGCGTATCATTCAGGCGTCCCGGATTTTCCGGTCGGCCTTGTTCAAGCCAGTCCTGACGACTTTTACCCCCTTTCCAGGTGCGGGTTGTGAAGCCGAGAAGCTCCGTCTTGACGTGACAACGTTCAAGCGTGCGCGCGAGGATATCGCTGCAAAGCGCAGCGACGGAAATCGGGCGGCCGCGCATGGAGCCGGAATTATCGATCAGCAAAGTCACAATTGTGTCCTTGAAGGCGGACTCGTGCTCGATCTTGAATGACAGGGGCGTGGCGGGATTGATGACGATGCGCGGCAAACGCGTGGCATCGAGGAGGCCCTCCTCCTGATCGAACTGCCATGAGCGCTGCTGTTTCGTCATCAAACGGCGCTGCAATTTATGCGCCAGCCGGGCAACGACCGATTGCGTGCCCGTTAATTGCTGGTCAAGAAGGTGCCGAAGATGCGCCAGCTCTTCCGGGTCGCATAATTCGGACGCGCTGGCCTCTTCATCATATTCCGTTGAAAATATGCGATAGGGGGCGGCTTCCGCGTCCGAGGGTGCCCCGTCTCCTCTCGACATTGCCGGGGAGGGGTCATCGCCGAGCGGGGCTTCATCGCGCCCCAGTTCGCCCTCCACGTCACCTTCATCATCCGCCTCTTCACCCTCTGACTCGGCCTTTTCTGACGGCTCATCCTGTGACCCCTCGCCGCCAGCATCGTCGGGCTCGTCCGGGGCGGGGGCGGGCTCCGCGTCGTCCTGCGATGCCGGCGGCGGGGCGTCCTGCGTGTGATCGGACGCATCAAGCGTGTCGAACAGCGCCATTAAAGTCTCGGAGAAGGCGGCCTGGTCATCCCGGATGGCGGCGAGATGGTGCAATTTCTCCCGCGTAGCTTCTGAAAGGGAGTCGCGCCAGGCGGACAATGCCGGGCCGATCAGATGCGGAAGGGAGCCGGGCATCATGGCATCGCGCAGCAGAAGTTCAAACGCCAGCGGCGCCGGCATATCCGCCTTCTCCTGCATGCGCATCGCGCCCTGCATGAAGCATTTTCGTTGCAGCCTCGCGGCGAGATTATCCTGCACGCCCCGCATCATGCGCGCGCCATAAACTTCACAACGCGCCTGTTCCATGGCTTCAAAGGTTGCGCGCCGTGTCGGGTCCGGGATGCGACTGGCCATGTCGAGACGGGGGTCGTGATGTTTTCGGAATAAAGCCTCCGCATCCGCGACGCCACGCATTTCGACTTCCTCCTGCGCTGTGACATGGCGCGGCATGTAGGGAAGGCGGACGGTGCCGGGGCTCTCCTCCTGCGGTGGCCCTTCCAGAAAGGTGACGGCGAGATGCGGGTCGCCCGCCATGGCGCGGAGTGTTGCCTTCGTCGCACGCCGGAAGCTATCGCCCGGATGACGTTTACCGAGTTCCGGGTCCGGCTTTGGCGGGGTGGGCAATTGGGAGCTCATGCCCGTAGCCTGTTAGAGCGGGTTCAGCGTTTCACCGAGGCAACGCTGATAAAATTCGGCGATGATTTCCCTCTCCGCCTCATCGCATTTATTGAGGAACGTCACGCGGAAGGCGAATTGCCGATCACCGAAGATCTTCGTATTTTCGGCCCAGGTGATGACGGTGCGCGGCGACATGACCGTCGCGAGATCCCCGGACATGAACCCCTCACGGGTTAGTTTTGCAAGCTGGACCATATTGCCAACCACCTCACGCTGGGCGTCATCATCCAGCGGGATATCCATTTTGGCGCACACGATCCGCACTTCCTGCTCAGGCGGGAGGTAATTCAGCGTTGCGACAATATTCCAGCGATCCATCTGTCCCTGATTGATCTGCTGCGTGCCGTGATAAAGCCCGGTCGCATCGCCCAGCCCCACCGTATTGGCGGTGGCGAAAAGGCGGAACCAGGGGTCGGGCTTGATGACGCGATTTTGATCCAGCAGCGTCAAATGCCCTTCCCCCTCCAGAACGCGCTGAATCACGAACATGACATCGGGCCGCCCCGCGTCATATTCGTCAAAAATCAGGGCGGAGGGACGTTGAAAACACCAGGGAAGGAGACCTTCCCGGAAAGAAGTGATCTGCTTACCATCCTCAAGCACGATGGCATCCTTGCCGATCAGGTCAATCCGGGAGATGTGACTATCGAGATTGATGCGTACAGTCGGCCAGTTGAGACGTGCCGCGATCTGCTCAATATGGGATGATTTGCCCGTGCCGTGAAAGCCCTGCACGTAAACCCGGCGATTATAAGCAAATCCGGCCAAGATGGCGCGCGTCGTATCGAGGTCAAATTGGTAGGTGGGGTCAATTTCCGGCACATGACTCGTGCGGACGGAAAAGGCTGGCACGACCATATCGCTGTCAATGTCGAAAACCGCACGCGCGGACAGTCTCTTGTCGGGCGCTTTCAATTCTCTTCCGATATTTTCCGTGGGGATTTCGGTCGTTGGGGCCCTTTTGGCGGCGGGCGAGGGGCTCTTCATGCGCAGCGCGTGTCCTTAACCTCAATTTTGTCTCACGAAGGATATCGCGTTCCGTCTCAAATGCAAATCTTTCCCCGGCATGTCATTGCGCTGAGAGGAATGCGCGGATCGTCGTGTATGCCACGTTGATTTCCTTGAAACGGGCCTCCGCGCGCGGGTCACTACCATTTGCATCCGGATGGTGCTGCCGTGCGAGGTTGCGGTAATGCGCCCGCAACTCCTCCATCGTCAGGGGCCAGTCCAGCCCGAGGGCACTGAGATGCTGTTTGATGGGTTTGGGCGCCCGGCGTTCCAGCGCGTCATGGGGGCGGGAGCGCGCACGCGCATGGCGTGCGCGGCTGAGCAGACCGAGCGGATCACGCAAACGTTCCTCAAATTTTGAGGGTTTGCCGAGGCTGCCGAGTTTCCAGGAAGGGCGCTGCCAGGATGAGTCAGATTGCAGATGTGTTTCAATCTGAATCGGCGTCATGCCCTTATAAAAATCCCATTTGGCGTTATATTCACGGACATGATCAAGGCAGAACCAGTAATATTCCCGTAGCGTCTGACGGCTTTTCGGTGCACGATAACCGGCATTCGCCGTGCAGCCCGCCATGTCGCACATGCGCCCCGGCGCGTCAGGGTCGGGGTCGAAGGCGCGATGACGTGTCTGGCGGCGCTTGGTCATCGCATCAATGTGTGACGTCATCCAGTCCGGTGCAAGGAGAAAAGCTTAATGAATGTCCATGATACACGCGCGGTACGTATTGAGCGCGTTTTACGAGAGGCCCTCGCGCCGGAGGAAATTGAAATCAAGGACGTCTCCCACCGTCATGCACGCCATAAGGACCGCTTGGGCATAGAAGGGGAGGAGACGCATTTTGCGGTCAAAATTGTCACTGACCGCTTTAAGGGCCTTTCCCAGATTGCCCGCCATCGCCAGGTCAATGAGCTCCTGAAAGCTGAATTTGAGAGCGGCCTGCACAGCCTGGCACTGACAACGCAGACGCCCGGCGCGTCATGATCACGAAGTTTCGACATCTCGCCTTTATGGGCCTGGCCGCCTTTTTGAATGCCTGCGCTTCTGGCGGGATCAGTCATCTTTCCCCCTCCGATCAGGCCATGATTCATGATGTCGAAAATGCCCTGAACCGCCCGCAACCTGTTACCGGTTTTTTTGAGCAGGTCGGGCCGGGCAACTGGGCCGGGCGCGGTCACTTCACCTATCACCCCGGCTATCTGCTTCTCGCCTATGACGTGCCGCATGGCTTGCGGGCGGAGGCTGAAAATCAACATCTCGTCGTGACGGATAAAGCCAATGGCGCGGTGACGCGCATCGGCCTTGCCCGGCACCCCCTCGGCCTCCTCCTGCGCAAACCTTTGCGACTGACCCGTGCGATACAGGTCACGCAACTGGTTCAGACGCCAAGCCTGCTGCGCATTTCACTCGCGGAGGCGGCAAACCCGTCACAGGGGCTTCTCTCCCTCGATTTTGAAAAAACCGGTGCGGGTTTGCGGCTCAAAGACCTGATCGGCACGGATGTCAGGAAGCAGCAGATTCAATTGAGCCTGCATGAAAGCCCCTGACGTCACGGCGCATCCTGAGGGGTCTGCCTGAAAATATCGCGCCAAGTCGCCTTCATCGCGTGGTCAAGCGCCGCCATGGTGACGTCCGGCCGGAATCGCTGGATGCTCGTCACACCATAATCCCGGATGCCGCACGGAACGATGCCGGAAAAATCCTCCAGCCGCGGCGCGAGGTTTATGGAGACGCCATGCATCGTCAGCCAGCGACTGACGCGCAGCCCGATCGCGGCGATCTTGGCCTCCTCCCCGCTTAACGGGTCCGTCGTCCAGACGCCGATACGACCGGGCCGGACATCCGCTGCGATTCGGAACATGCCAAGCGTCGCGATGATCCATTTTTCAAGATCCGCGACGAAGCGGCGCAAATCGCGCGGTGGGGTGTCGCCATGAGGGCGGTTGAGGTCCAGCATGAGATAGGCGATGCGCTGGCCGGGGCCGTGATAAGTCCATTGCCCGCCACGCCCCGCTTCATAAACCGGCAAAGCGTCCGGGTTGAAGAGATCCTGCGCACGGGCTGATGTGCCGGATGTGTAAAGGCGCGGATGCTCCAGCAGCCAGATCAGTTCCTTCCCCGTTCCCGCCTGCATACGTGCCTGATGCGCCGCCATCTCGGCAAGGGCGTCCGGATAATTGACGGGCGATGATGTGGTCCTCCACATTATTTTTTCAAAATTTTCCGTCGTGATGATTGCCTCACTCTTCCGCATAAGCTATAGCCCCCTTCGACGAGTGGTATCGCTTATTGCAAGACACTTGTCACGTTGCGGTCGTGGCGGAATGGTATACGCGCAAGCTTGAGGTGCTTGTGGGGGAAACCCCGTGGAAGTTCGAGTCTTCTCGACCGCACCACTTCTCTCAGAAGATGGTTGTCATATCAGATGCATCTATCGGGCAACGCCCGGTATGATGGCGGGATTACCCGGAAGATGCGGCATTTCCCTCAATGGTCATAAGTAAATGAAATGACCATATTCAAAAAATCCCCCCTTTGATTTACACTACGCTTACATTGCCGTTGCGATGATAACCACAAGTAACGATGCTCGCATCTATAGGGGTTCAGTTTTGAAAAAGCCGCTCAGAAAGGCCGTATTGCCCGTCGCAGGTTTGGGGACACGCTTCCTTCCCGCGACAAAAGCCATGCCGAAAGAGATGCTTCCGGTCGTCGATCGCCCGCTCGTGCAATATGCGATTGATGAAGCGCGCGAGGCGGGTATTGATCAGTTCTGTCTGATCACGGGCAGGGGCAAAGACAGCCTCATTGATTATTTCGATGTCGCGTTTGAGCTTGAGACGACCCTGAGGGAGCGGAACAAGCTGGCATTGCTGGAAACGCTGGAGCCCAGCAGTATCGAAGCCGGGTCACTCGCGGCTGTCCGCCAGCAGGAGCCGCTTGGGCTGGGCCATGCCATATGGTGTGCGCGGTCCTTCATCGGGGATGATCCTTTCGCGATCCTCCTGCCGGATGACATCATCAAAGGCGGGCGCGGCTGCCTCTCGCAGCTTGTGGACGTCTATAACGAAACCGGCGGAAATGTCGTTGCAGTGACGGAAGTCCCGCGCGATTACACGAATCGCTATGGCATACTCGATGTGGGTCAGGATGATGGCCGTACGGTTGAGGTAAAAGGACTGGTCGAGAAACCGGACCCGTCCGTTGCGCCGTCCAACCTTTCCATTATCGGCCGGTACATTCTGCGTCCCGAGATCATGACGCACCTCTCCAAGCTTGAGCGCGGTGCCGGTGGTGAAGTCCAGCTGACCGACGCCATGGCAAAACTCATTGGCGACATGCCCTTCCATGGTCTTCGCTATGAGGGCACGCGTTATGATTGCGGTGACAAAGCGGGTTTCCTTGAAGCGCAGATCGCTTTCGCGATTGATCGTCCCGATCTCGGACCGGCCGTCAAAGCGTTTCTGCGGAAATATATCTAAAGGTCCGGGCTTTGCGCCCGGCAAGGTGAGGGCGGGTTGTGCGGGCGTGACGTCGGCGCCCCCGCCATCCGGGCCGGAAACAGGGAGGTTGTCACGGAGGACGAATTCCAGACATTTCTTGAACCCGGCATGCTGGTGCGGCACCCGACCCGACCGGAATGGGGCATCGGGCAAGTCCAATCCGCGATTGCATGGCGCGTCACCGTGACATTTCCTGAACAGGGAAAACAAATGATCGACGCGCGGCACGTCACGTTGATCGTGCTGCCTGAAAGGGCCTGACTTTTGTCGGGCGCTTTGCGGCGCGTCTCGTTGCGGCGGTCCTGGTACGATCAGATTCTGAATGTGGCTTTTCCGCCTGTCTGTCTTCATTGCAAAGCGGAAACCCTCTCGCACAACGCCCTTTGTGCGACCTGCTTCGCGGAAACAGAGCGAATCTCGCCGCCTTTCTGCCATGGATGCGCCGCGCCGCTCCCCGCGGTAGAACATCTCAATCAGAACCATCTCTGCATTTATTGTCAGAATTCCCCACCACCATGGTCGGCAGCGCGCGCCGCGTTTATTTTCGGCGATGTCACGCAATCCCTTATTTTCGATCTGAAATATGGTGATCGCACGGAAGTGGCGACATTTTTCGCCGACGCCATGATGCGCCATGGCGCTGCTCTCTTATCCGACGCTGATCTCATCGCGCCGGTCCCGCTGCATTGGCGGCGTCTGCTGCGGCGCAAGTTCAACCAGTCGGCCATTATCGCGCAGTCACTGTGCCGAATCCATGCTGCGCCTCTGCAATGCGTGCCGG
This genomic stretch from Candidatus Kirkpatrickella diaphorinae harbors:
- a CDS encoding cobaltochelatase CobT-related protein, which produces MSSQLPTPPKPDPELGKRHPGDSFRRATKATLRAMAGDPHLAVTFLEGPPQEESPGTVRLPYMPRHVTAQEEVEMRGVADAEALFRKHHDPRLDMASRIPDPTRRATFEAMEQARCEVYGARMMRGVQDNLAARLQRKCFMQGAMRMQEKADMPAPLAFELLLRDAMMPGSLPHLIGPALSAWRDSLSEATREKLHHLAAIRDDQAAFSETLMALFDTLDASDHTQDAPPPASQDDAEPAPAPDEPDDAGGEGSQDEPSEKAESEGEEADDEGDVEGELGRDEAPLGDDPSPAMSRGDGAPSDAEAAPYRIFSTEYDEEASASELCDPEELAHLRHLLDQQLTGTQSVVARLAHKLQRRLMTKQQRSWQFDQEEGLLDATRLPRIVINPATPLSFKIEHESAFKDTIVTLLIDNSGSMRGRPISVAALCSDILARTLERCHVKTELLGFTTRTWKGGKSRQDWLEQGRPENPGRLNDTRHIIYKNADSPYRRARLNLGLMLKEGLLKENIDGEALLWAWQRLLKRHEKRRILLVISDGAPVDDSTFSANNHAYLEAHLRAVIRKIESQKSVELLAIGIGHDVTRYYRNSVTIRSADELGGTVLQKLLDLFGED
- a CDS encoding AAA family ATPase, which gives rise to MKSPSPAAKRAPTTEIPTENIGRELKAPDKRLSARAVFDIDSDMVVPAFSVRTSHVPEIDPTYQFDLDTTRAILAGFAYNRRVYVQGFHGTGKSSHIEQIAARLNWPTVRINLDSHISRIDLIGKDAIVLEDGKQITSFREGLLPWCFQRPSALIFDEYDAGRPDVMFVIQRVLEGEGHLTLLDQNRVIKPDPWFRLFATANTVGLGDATGLYHGTQQINQGQMDRWNIVATLNYLPPEQEVRIVCAKMDIPLDDDAQREVVGNMVQLAKLTREGFMSGDLATVMSPRTVITWAENTKIFGDRQFAFRVTFLNKCDEAEREIIAEFYQRCLGETLNPL
- a CDS encoding J domain-containing protein; the protein is MTKRRQTRHRAFDPDPDAPGRMCDMAGCTANAGYRAPKSRQTLREYYWFCLDHVREYNAKWDFYKGMTPIQIETHLQSDSSWQRPSWKLGSLGKPSKFEERLRDPLGLLSRARHARARSRPHDALERRAPKPIKQHLSALGLDWPLTMEELRAHYRNLARQHHPDANGSDPRAEARFKEINVAYTTIRAFLSAQ
- a CDS encoding BolA family protein, whose protein sequence is MNVHDTRAVRIERVLREALAPEEIEIKDVSHRHARHKDRLGIEGEETHFAVKIVTDRFKGLSQIARHRQVNELLKAEFESGLHSLALTTQTPGAS
- a CDS encoding outer membrane lipoprotein carrier protein LolA, which produces MITKFRHLAFMGLAAFLNACASGGISHLSPSDQAMIHDVENALNRPQPVTGFFEQVGPGNWAGRGHFTYHPGYLLLAYDVPHGLRAEAENQHLVVTDKANGAVTRIGLARHPLGLLLRKPLRLTRAIQVTQLVQTPSLLRISLAEAANPSQGLLSLDFEKTGAGLRLKDLIGTDVRKQQIQLSLHESP
- the lipB gene encoding lipoyl(octanoyl) transferase LipB — protein: MRKSEAIITTENFEKIMWRTTSSPVNYPDALAEMAAHQARMQAGTGKELIWLLEHPRLYTSGTSARAQDLFNPDALPVYEAGRGGQWTYHGPGQRIAYLMLDLNRPHGDTPPRDLRRFVADLEKWIIATLGMFRIAADVRPGRIGVWTTDPLSGEEAKIAAIGLRVSRWLTMHGVSINLAPRLEDFSGIVPCGIRDYGVTSIQRFRPDVTMAALDHAMKATWRDIFRQTPQDAP
- the galU gene encoding UTP--glucose-1-phosphate uridylyltransferase GalU produces the protein MITTSNDARIYRGSVLKKPLRKAVLPVAGLGTRFLPATKAMPKEMLPVVDRPLVQYAIDEAREAGIDQFCLITGRGKDSLIDYFDVAFELETTLRERNKLALLETLEPSSIEAGSLAAVRQQEPLGLGHAIWCARSFIGDDPFAILLPDDIIKGGRGCLSQLVDVYNETGGNVVAVTEVPRDYTNRYGILDVGQDDGRTVEVKGLVEKPDPSVAPSNLSIIGRYILRPEIMTHLSKLERGAGGEVQLTDAMAKLIGDMPFHGLRYEGTRYDCGDKAGFLEAQIAFAIDRPDLGPAVKAFLRKYI
- a CDS encoding DUF3553 domain-containing protein, whose protein sequence is MLVRHPTRPEWGIGQVQSAIAWRVTVTFPEQGKQMIDARHVTLIVLPERA
- a CDS encoding ComF family protein, translated to MSGALRRVSLRRSWYDQILNVAFPPVCLHCKAETLSHNALCATCFAETERISPPFCHGCAAPLPAVEHLNQNHLCIYCQNSPPPWSAARAAFIFGDVTQSLIFDLKYGDRTEVATFFADAMMRHGAALLSDADLIAPVPLHWRRLLRRKFNQSAIIAQSLCRIHAAPLQCVPDLLKRIRHTGALARLGPDARMEKVREAITLNPRYRKMVQGRRVILVDDILTTGATLSICSQRLLDAGAAAVSILVATRSGRHILPFAHKIHGFIDAED